Proteins encoded together in one Maricaulis maris window:
- a CDS encoding DUF1289 domain-containing protein produces the protein MTLATSKPPIDTPCVKVCFVDPKAQLCVGCFRTLEELGRWTRYSDAERTAVMDALPAREAAYQAGRGATR, from the coding sequence ATGACGCTTGCGACCTCCAAACCCCCGATCGACACACCGTGTGTGAAAGTCTGCTTCGTTGATCCGAAAGCACAATTATGCGTCGGCTGCTTCCGTACGCTGGAAGAGCTGGGCCGCTGGACCCGTTACAGCGATGCCGAGCGCACGGCGGTCATGGACGCCCTGCCGGCCCGCGAAGCGGCCTACCAGGCCGGGCGAGGCGCAACCCGATGA
- a CDS encoding uracil-DNA glycosylase family protein: MAAPDLDPLLAEIRGCRVCADALPHEPRPVIQAHRDARVLLVGQAPGTRVHASGKPFTDPSGDRLRDWLQVSEADFYDPTKLAIAPMGFCFPGLDAKGGDLPPRRECAPLWQARVRAGLPNLRLTLLVGQYAQRFWLGSQAHKTLTETVRHAADYAPDFLPLPHPSWRNSAWLRKNPWFGEIILPMLRCRMKEMLS; this comes from the coding sequence TTGGCCGCGCCTGATCTGGACCCGCTTCTCGCCGAGATCCGCGGCTGCCGGGTCTGCGCCGATGCGCTGCCACACGAGCCGCGACCGGTGATCCAGGCCCATCGGGATGCGCGTGTCCTGCTGGTTGGTCAGGCTCCGGGGACAAGGGTCCATGCCTCCGGCAAGCCGTTTACCGATCCGTCCGGTGACCGTCTGCGCGACTGGCTACAGGTCAGTGAGGCGGACTTCTACGACCCGACCAAGCTGGCCATCGCGCCGATGGGCTTTTGTTTTCCCGGTCTCGACGCCAAGGGCGGCGATCTGCCGCCGCGCCGCGAGTGTGCGCCGCTATGGCAGGCGCGGGTGCGGGCCGGGCTTCCGAATCTGCGCCTGACCCTGCTGGTTGGCCAGTACGCCCAGCGCTTCTGGCTGGGTTCGCAGGCGCACAAAACCCTCACCGAAACCGTGCGTCACGCAGCCGACTATGCGCCCGATTTTCTGCCGCTCCCCCACCCGTCATGGCGGAATAGTGCCTGGTTGCGCAAAAACCCGTGGTTCGGAGAAATAATTCTCCCGATGCTGCGATGCCGCATGAAAGAAATGTTATCGTAA
- a CDS encoding acyltransferase: MRRDHRPYWMHQAWESFENRWARHFLWPHFAEIGRDPKIVQPWAVEVFGPNISAGEYLHIIANKHDPVRLTVWAPQTQAGRVSLGDHVFLAPGTRILAAGEIEIGDACLIANKVTITDCDWHSIHDRVDPQPAFKPVRLGKNVWIGDGAFIGKGVTIGDHSVVGARSVVTRDVEPWTIVAGNPARVIKRIDPDAPMKTRSDLFADAAGLDRFMDTAYRQSLAGNSTIGWLRSRLWPARGD; the protein is encoded by the coding sequence ATGCGCCGCGACCACCGCCCCTATTGGATGCACCAGGCCTGGGAAAGTTTCGAGAACCGCTGGGCGCGACATTTCCTGTGGCCGCACTTTGCTGAGATCGGCCGCGATCCCAAGATCGTGCAGCCCTGGGCGGTCGAGGTTTTCGGACCCAATATCAGCGCCGGCGAATATCTCCACATCATCGCCAACAAGCATGACCCGGTGCGCCTCACGGTCTGGGCACCGCAGACCCAGGCCGGTCGGGTCAGCCTGGGCGATCATGTCTTCCTGGCACCCGGCACGCGCATCCTCGCGGCCGGCGAGATCGAGATCGGCGATGCCTGCCTGATCGCCAACAAGGTCACGATCACCGATTGCGACTGGCACTCCATCCATGACCGCGTCGACCCGCAGCCGGCGTTCAAACCGGTCAGGCTGGGCAAGAATGTCTGGATCGGCGACGGCGCCTTTATCGGCAAGGGCGTGACCATTGGCGACCATTCCGTGGTCGGCGCGCGGTCTGTGGTCACCCGGGATGTCGAACCCTGGACCATCGTCGCCGGCAATCCGGCACGTGTCATCAAGCGGATCGACCCGGACGCCCCGATGAAGACCCGCTCCGACCTGTTCGCGGACGCCGCCGGTCTCGACCGCTTCATGGACACGGCCTACCGGCAGTCGCTGGCCGGCAATTCCACCATTGGCTGGCTCCGCAGCCGGCTGTGGCCGGCGCGCGGGGATTAG
- a CDS encoding mechanosensitive ion channel family protein: MEALTALLSDLPLWGRLLAFAGMAFAAHGLVLAIRVMANLVIAVRSERKDAKLRSVTSMAASVLIFTVYFLIVGFILHELGVSLTAYLASASVIGLAIGFGSQGVVQDVVNGVTFIFSDLLDIGDLVEISGQTGIVKTISMRFVELENALGASVFIPNRTITNVINYPRGYIRCIVDVTLTGDPAERDAAEETATTLMHGFYEQFPGIFLSRPSNVGRTRLSSGREFVRIKFRIWPGRAQPIETIYREEVVAAFVGKDPDYKSWMVAVSFEVEDRPEAVRPRLNIVWPGGN; encoded by the coding sequence GTGGAAGCCCTGACCGCTCTCCTCTCCGACCTGCCCCTGTGGGGCCGACTGCTGGCCTTTGCCGGGATGGCGTTCGCGGCCCATGGCCTGGTGCTGGCGATCCGCGTGATGGCCAACCTGGTGATCGCGGTGCGGTCCGAACGCAAGGACGCCAAGCTGCGTTCGGTGACCTCGATGGCCGCCAGTGTTCTGATCTTCACGGTCTACTTCCTGATTGTCGGCTTCATCCTGCACGAGCTGGGCGTGTCACTCACCGCCTATCTGGCCAGCGCCTCGGTGATCGGCCTCGCGATCGGTTTCGGCTCTCAGGGCGTGGTCCAGGACGTCGTCAACGGCGTCACCTTTATCTTTTCCGACCTTCTGGACATCGGGGATCTGGTCGAGATTTCCGGCCAGACCGGGATCGTCAAGACGATCTCCATGCGCTTCGTGGAGCTGGAGAACGCGCTGGGGGCCAGTGTCTTCATTCCCAATCGCACGATCACCAATGTGATCAATTATCCGCGCGGCTATATCCGCTGCATCGTCGATGTGACGCTGACCGGTGACCCGGCCGAGCGCGATGCCGCGGAAGAGACGGCGACCACGCTGATGCATGGATTCTACGAGCAGTTTCCCGGCATTTTCCTGTCGCGGCCGTCCAATGTCGGGCGGACGCGCCTGTCCTCCGGGCGCGAATTTGTCCGGATCAAGTTCCGGATCTGGCCCGGTCGCGCCCAGCCGATCGAGACGATTTATCGCGAGGAAGTCGTTGCCGCCTTTGTCGGCAAGGACCCCGATTACAAGTCGTGGATGGTTGCGGTCAGCTTTGAGGTCGAGGACCGTCCCGAAGCTGTGCGGCCGCGCCTGAATATCGTCTGGCCGGGCGGCAACTAA
- a CDS encoding APC family permease, with the protein MAKLKRVIGPIELVLYGLGVTLGAGIYALVGEMAGVAGVYTPLAFLFAGALAGLTALSYAELGSRYPESAGEAAYVSRAFDPRALTATAGYGVILSGATSAAVVLHGFAGYVSELANIPSWISMVGALAVLSLIAIWGIKESIWVAGAITIVEALGLLVIIFVAAPGAIAAPAPIIPDIAIPWTGLFAASVMAFFAFIGFEDIANMAEEVKRPRHTLPLAILVTLTVSALFYFAVAWVAVRTMSPDMLAQADGPLAALFEQATGRSGAAIAYVALLAMVNGALVQIIMAARLLYGLSKRGLAPRAFGTIHPKRNTPFIATGVAALLVAALALSGVLGQLAILASTVTLLVFALVNAALLALRMRGEPSRDDAFRAPIWAPALGLVASIAVAIGAIVTAF; encoded by the coding sequence ATGGCTAAGCTCAAGCGTGTCATCGGCCCGATCGAACTGGTTTTGTACGGGCTGGGTGTCACCCTCGGAGCCGGCATATATGCGCTCGTCGGCGAGATGGCCGGCGTGGCTGGCGTGTACACGCCGCTGGCCTTCCTGTTCGCCGGCGCCCTCGCCGGGCTCACAGCCCTGTCCTATGCCGAACTGGGATCGCGCTATCCGGAGAGTGCCGGGGAAGCCGCCTATGTCAGTCGAGCCTTCGACCCCCGCGCGCTGACGGCGACCGCCGGTTATGGCGTGATCCTGTCCGGGGCGACGTCGGCCGCTGTCGTTTTGCATGGCTTTGCCGGCTATGTCAGCGAGCTGGCGAACATACCGAGCTGGATTTCAATGGTCGGCGCCCTCGCCGTGCTGAGCCTGATCGCGATCTGGGGGATCAAGGAATCGATCTGGGTCGCCGGGGCGATCACCATCGTCGAAGCGCTCGGTCTTTTGGTGATCATCTTTGTGGCGGCCCCCGGAGCCATCGCCGCCCCGGCGCCGATCATCCCGGACATCGCCATCCCCTGGACCGGGCTGTTCGCGGCCAGCGTGATGGCCTTCTTTGCCTTTATCGGCTTCGAGGACATCGCCAACATGGCCGAGGAGGTCAAACGGCCGCGTCACACCCTGCCGCTTGCCATTCTGGTCACGCTAACCGTCTCGGCACTGTTCTACTTTGCGGTCGCCTGGGTCGCGGTCCGCACCATGTCGCCAGACATGCTGGCGCAGGCCGACGGGCCGCTGGCAGCGCTGTTCGAACAGGCCACGGGACGGTCCGGCGCGGCGATTGCCTATGTCGCGCTTCTGGCCATGGTCAATGGCGCGCTGGTCCAGATCATCATGGCCGCGCGGTTGCTATATGGCCTGTCAAAACGCGGGCTCGCGCCACGCGCGTTCGGGACCATCCACCCGAAACGAAACACCCCCTTCATCGCAACCGGTGTGGCGGCCTTGCTGGTCGCGGCCCTGGCCCTGTCCGGCGTTCTCGGCCAGTTGGCGATCCTCGCCTCGACGGTGACCCTTCTCGTCTTCGCGCTGGTAAATGCGGCCCTGCTGGCCTTGCGGATGCGTGGCGAGCCTAGTCGCGACGACGCCTTTCGCGCCCCGATCTGGGCCCCCGCCCTCGGCCTGGTCGCCAGCATAGCCGTCGCCATCGGCGCCATCGTGACCGCGTTCTAG
- a CDS encoding DUF3253 domain-containing protein — translation MTDTPDTERSGPDPIEEAILRLVAAAPEGRSIAPADVAKDIEPERFNRKFGHVRQAAIRLAKDGKVTILRKGKPVEDPETFKGVWRIGRA, via the coding sequence ATGACCGACACGCCTGATACCGAACGCTCCGGTCCGGATCCCATCGAAGAGGCCATCCTGCGATTGGTCGCCGCCGCGCCGGAAGGCCGTTCGATCGCGCCGGCCGACGTCGCCAAGGATATCGAGCCGGAGCGCTTCAATCGCAAGTTCGGCCATGTCCGCCAGGCCGCCATCCGGCTTGCCAAGGACGGCAAGGTGACGATCCTGCGCAAGGGCAAACCGGTCGAGGATCCGGAGACTTTCAAGGGCGTCTGGCGGATTGGCCGCGCCTGA
- a CDS encoding flavin-containing monooxygenase, with protein sequence MTTTPDPQTRHHEVIVVGAGFAGIGAAIKLRQAGLDFLVLEKSAEIGGVWRDNSYPGCACDVPSAFYSYSFAPNPRWSRFFARQGEIRDYTHAVADRFGVMPSVRVNHELLAARWDSDQQVWRLQTSAGDYSARFVIMACGPMHKPVTPRIKGIASFPGASFHSARWDHGCDLAGKRVAVIGSGASAIQFVPAIQPDVAHLTLFQRTPPWVLPKMDAPVSERWQRRFERFPVLQHALRQMLYLAFEKLNNSLTRPRSRGKLQARALRNIHRTVKDERLRAVLTPDYAIGCKRILQSNDWYRALVKENVDVVGGVAEVRGKTIIASDGSSCEADIIIYATGFEVANPPVAEIITGVSGETLATRWQGSPQAYLGTMVEDCPNLFMMFGPNLYTFSSAFVMIEAQLKYIMSALRTLTSRRIRTVAVDPQSARAFNDDVQAALQTSVWNAGGCQSYFIDKNGRNSTNWPWTTGAMRRRLKRFRLKDYVVDSSR encoded by the coding sequence ATGACGACGACCCCGGACCCGCAGACCCGTCATCATGAGGTGATCGTGGTTGGTGCCGGCTTCGCCGGGATCGGTGCGGCAATCAAGCTGCGGCAGGCGGGCCTCGATTTTCTGGTGCTCGAGAAGAGCGCCGAGATCGGTGGCGTCTGGCGCGACAACAGCTATCCAGGCTGCGCCTGCGACGTGCCATCGGCCTTCTACAGCTATTCCTTCGCCCCCAACCCGCGCTGGAGCCGCTTCTTTGCCCGGCAGGGGGAAATCCGGGACTATACCCATGCCGTCGCCGACCGTTTCGGGGTCATGCCGTCGGTGCGCGTGAACCATGAGCTGCTGGCCGCCCGTTGGGACAGCGACCAACAGGTCTGGCGCCTGCAAACAAGCGCCGGCGACTATAGCGCGCGCTTCGTGATCATGGCCTGCGGCCCGATGCACAAGCCCGTCACGCCCCGGATCAAGGGGATTGCGAGCTTTCCCGGCGCCAGCTTTCATTCGGCGCGATGGGATCATGGCTGCGACCTGGCCGGCAAACGGGTCGCGGTGATCGGCAGCGGCGCGTCGGCGATCCAGTTTGTGCCGGCCATCCAGCCTGACGTCGCTCACCTGACCCTGTTCCAGCGCACCCCGCCCTGGGTTCTGCCCAAGATGGATGCGCCGGTCAGCGAGCGCTGGCAGCGCCGCTTCGAGCGTTTTCCCGTCCTGCAGCATGCCTTGCGGCAGATGCTCTATCTGGCCTTCGAAAAGCTCAACAACAGCCTGACCCGCCCGCGCTCTCGCGGTAAACTGCAGGCGCGGGCGCTGAGGAATATCCATCGCACGGTGAAGGACGAGCGCCTGCGTGCGGTGCTGACACCGGACTATGCAATCGGCTGCAAGCGCATCCTCCAATCCAATGACTGGTATCGCGCCCTGGTCAAAGAGAATGTCGATGTGGTCGGCGGTGTAGCCGAGGTCCGGGGCAAGACGATCATCGCCAGCGACGGGTCCAGCTGCGAGGCCGACATCATCATCTATGCCACCGGTTTCGAGGTCGCCAATCCGCCGGTGGCCGAAATCATCACCGGCGTGAGCGGCGAGACACTGGCGACGCGCTGGCAGGGCAGTCCACAAGCCTATCTGGGCACTATGGTGGAGGACTGTCCCAATCTTTTCATGATGTTCGGGCCCAATCTTTACACCTTCTCCTCGGCCTTCGTGATGATCGAGGCGCAGCTGAAATACATCATGAGCGCACTCCGCACGTTGACCTCCAGACGCATCCGCACCGTCGCCGTCGACCCGCAGTCGGCGCGCGCTTTCAATGACGACGTCCAGGCAGCGCTGCAGACCAGCGTCTGGAATGCCGGTGGCTGTCAGAGCTATTTCATCGACAAGAACGGTCGCAACAGCACCAACTGGCCGTGGACGACGGGCGCGATGCGCCGCCGGCTCAAGCGTTTCCGGCTGAAGGATTATGTGGTGGATAGCAGCCGCTAA
- a CDS encoding NupC/NupG family nucleoside CNT transporter: protein MDDLLLQGRSFVGLFLLAGLAWLLGPRKRLPVILLLGAIGLQLVIATLLYTVAPFRAFLQSLTGVVAVLQAVTNEGAQFVFGYLAGGAMPFEINPETAGGTFLFAFQALPMVIVLSALSALLWRWRILEVLVRGFAFAFQRLLNLSGSASLGAAANIFLGMTESPVLIRPRLPDMSRSDLFLIMTVGFSTVAGSVMALYVSQLSGIIDGAAGHIFTASLISVPAAVLLSRLMMPAEPMTPEAEAKEKVPTQIYHSSMDALTTGVSDGMRLYFNIIFMLLVFTALVALLNVMLGLFPDVFGGALSVDRILGWLFAPIVWLAGVPWAEATQAGSLMGLKTALNEVYAYDRLAQIGDELSPRTSLIMTYALCGFANFSSVGILTGGLVAIAPSRREDILQLAPKALISGTLATLMTGAAIGVLPQGLFG, encoded by the coding sequence ATGGATGATCTTCTGCTGCAGGGGCGCAGCTTTGTCGGCCTCTTCCTGCTGGCTGGCCTCGCCTGGTTGCTGGGTCCGCGCAAGCGCCTGCCGGTCATTCTCCTGCTCGGAGCGATTGGCCTGCAGCTGGTGATCGCGACCCTGCTCTATACGGTCGCCCCGTTCCGCGCCTTCCTGCAATCGCTGACCGGTGTTGTCGCCGTGCTGCAGGCGGTGACCAATGAGGGCGCGCAATTCGTCTTCGGCTATCTCGCCGGCGGTGCCATGCCGTTCGAGATCAATCCCGAAACGGCGGGCGGCACCTTCCTCTTCGCTTTCCAGGCCCTGCCGATGGTCATTGTCCTGTCGGCCCTGTCTGCGCTGTTGTGGCGCTGGCGGATCCTGGAGGTTCTGGTGCGCGGTTTCGCTTTCGCCTTCCAGCGTCTGCTCAACCTGTCCGGCTCGGCGAGCCTTGGCGCGGCGGCGAATATCTTTCTCGGCATGACCGAGAGCCCGGTCCTTATCCGGCCGCGCCTGCCCGACATGAGCCGTTCCGACCTCTTTTTGATCATGACCGTCGGCTTTTCCACCGTCGCCGGCTCGGTGATGGCGCTCTATGTCTCCCAGCTTTCCGGCATCATTGACGGTGCGGCGGGCCATATCTTCACCGCCTCGCTGATCTCGGTCCCTGCCGCGGTCCTGCTATCGCGTCTGATGATGCCGGCCGAGCCGATGACGCCCGAGGCCGAGGCCAAGGAAAAAGTCCCGACCCAGATCTATCATTCCTCGATGGACGCGCTGACCACCGGCGTGTCGGACGGGATGCGGCTTTATTTCAACATCATCTTCATGCTGCTGGTCTTCACCGCCCTGGTCGCCCTCTTGAACGTCATGCTGGGTCTCTTCCCGGACGTGTTCGGCGGCGCCCTGTCGGTCGACCGCATCCTCGGCTGGCTGTTTGCGCCCATCGTCTGGCTGGCCGGCGTGCCGTGGGCCGAGGCGACCCAGGCCGGCTCGCTGATGGGCCTCAAGACGGCGCTCAACGAGGTCTATGCCTATGACCGCCTGGCCCAGATCGGCGATGAGCTGTCCCCGCGCACCAGCCTGATCATGACCTATGCCCTGTGCGGCTTTGCCAACTTCTCCTCGGTCGGCATCCTGACCGGCGGCCTCGTCGCGATTGCGCCGTCGCGCCGCGAGGACATCCTCCAGCTGGCGCCAAAGGCGCTGATCTCCGGCACGCTGGCCACGCTGATGACAGGCGCCGCGATCGGTGTGCTGCCGCAGGGCCTGTTCGGGTAG
- a CDS encoding sulfite exporter TauE/SafE family protein has protein sequence MADIWILVAAMAATGAFAGLIAGLFGIGGGIVMVPAMFFAFQFLGYDDPRIMQVAVGTSLAVIIATSARSLSAHAKRGAVDFAVLRGWAPWIVLGTLIGSRIAHLLPGNFLTGLFGVTAVILSAQFFFGRPDWRLADEMPSGPVRWGLGGTIGILSALMGIGGGVFGVTLMTLCGKTIHKAVATAAGFGVAIGLPGAVGFIANGWGQDAVPYSLGYVNLPGFALLAGSAFFVAPLGAKLAHSLPEKTLKRCFAVGLVIVGVMLVREAWLAAG, from the coding sequence ATGGCCGATATCTGGATCCTGGTCGCGGCCATGGCGGCGACCGGTGCCTTTGCCGGCCTGATCGCCGGCCTGTTCGGCATTGGTGGCGGCATCGTCATGGTGCCGGCAATGTTCTTCGCCTTTCAATTCCTCGGCTATGACGATCCGCGCATCATGCAGGTTGCGGTCGGCACCTCGCTGGCGGTGATCATTGCGACCTCGGCCCGTTCGCTCTCGGCCCACGCCAAGCGCGGCGCTGTCGACTTCGCCGTTCTGCGCGGCTGGGCGCCCTGGATCGTGCTTGGCACGCTGATCGGCTCGCGCATTGCCCACCTTCTGCCGGGCAATTTCCTGACTGGCCTGTTCGGCGTCACGGCGGTGATCCTGTCGGCGCAATTCTTCTTCGGTCGGCCCGACTGGCGGCTCGCCGACGAGATGCCATCCGGGCCTGTGCGCTGGGGGCTGGGCGGGACGATCGGCATTCTCTCGGCCCTGATGGGGATTGGCGGCGGCGTGTTCGGCGTCACCCTGATGACGCTGTGCGGCAAGACGATCCACAAGGCCGTCGCGACTGCGGCCGGCTTCGGCGTCGCCATCGGCCTGCCGGGCGCGGTCGGCTTCATCGCCAATGGCTGGGGCCAGGACGCCGTGCCCTATTCGCTTGGCTATGTGAACCTGCCGGGCTTTGCCCTGCTGGCCGGCAGCGCCTTCTTCGTCGCCCCGCTCGGTGCGAAGCTCGCCCACAGCCTGCCGGAAAAGACGCTCAAGCGCTGCTTTGCGGTCGGTCTGGTGATTGTCGGCGTGATGCTGGTGCGTGAGGCCTGGCTGGCGGCGGGCTGA
- a CDS encoding Leu/Phe/Val dehydrogenase translates to MSVLEHPSFDNHEKVLFATDEVTGLKAVIGVHSTVSGPACGGCRMWSYPSSDAALQDVLRLSQGMSYKNIMADLPIGGGKSVIMKPSGSFDRRALFEAFGRAVDSLNGQYITAEDVGVSPDDMMAARASTAHVVGLPEGKAASGDPSPVTAEGVFRGMKVCIERGLGKTDLSGVKIAIQGAAGHVGSYLAGHLAKAGAELFITDINQDGLERLKAEHGATIVGLDEIYDLDVDVFAPCALGAVINPDTIDRIKAKIIAGAANNQLSTREMGAEILKRGMIYAPDYVLNAGGIINVMGEIAGDFNPEWVQGKLVGLENTLAEILDQSDREGRPSNLIADEIARQRIEEKRAAKLGKAA, encoded by the coding sequence ATGAGTGTTCTCGAGCATCCGTCCTTCGACAATCACGAGAAAGTTCTGTTCGCGACCGACGAAGTCACCGGGCTGAAAGCCGTCATCGGTGTCCACTCGACGGTCAGCGGTCCTGCCTGCGGCGGTTGCCGCATGTGGTCCTATCCGAGCTCGGATGCCGCCCTGCAGGATGTGCTGCGCCTGTCCCAGGGCATGAGCTACAAGAACATCATGGCCGACCTGCCGATCGGTGGCGGCAAGTCCGTGATCATGAAGCCGTCGGGCTCCTTTGATCGCCGCGCCCTGTTTGAAGCCTTTGGCCGCGCCGTGGACAGCCTCAATGGCCAGTACATCACGGCCGAGGATGTCGGTGTCAGCCCGGACGACATGATGGCCGCCCGCGCCTCGACGGCCCACGTGGTCGGTCTGCCGGAAGGCAAGGCAGCCTCGGGCGACCCGTCGCCGGTGACCGCCGAAGGCGTGTTCCGCGGCATGAAGGTTTGCATTGAGCGCGGTCTGGGCAAGACCGACCTGTCCGGCGTCAAGATCGCCATCCAGGGCGCGGCCGGCCATGTCGGCTCCTATCTCGCCGGTCACCTGGCCAAGGCTGGCGCCGAGCTCTTCATCACCGATATCAACCAGGACGGCCTGGAACGTCTCAAGGCCGAGCACGGTGCCACCATTGTTGGCCTCGACGAGATCTATGATCTCGATGTCGACGTGTTTGCGCCGTGTGCCCTCGGGGCCGTGATCAATCCGGACACGATTGATCGCATCAAGGCGAAGATCATCGCCGGTGCCGCCAACAACCAGCTCTCGACCCGTGAGATGGGCGCTGAAATCCTCAAGCGCGGCATGATCTATGCGCCGGATTATGTCCTCAATGCCGGCGGCATCATCAATGTGATGGGCGAGATCGCCGGCGACTTCAATCCAGAATGGGTCCAGGGCAAGCTGGTCGGCTTGGAGAACACGCTGGCCGAGATCCTCGACCAGTCCGATCGCGAAGGTCGCCCGTCCAACCTCATCGCCGACGAGATTGCCCGTCAGCGCATTGAGGAAAAGCGCGCCGCCAAGCTGGGCAAGGCTGCGTAA
- a CDS encoding retropepsin-like aspartic protease family protein, which produces MRALIMRMALPALVLAIALMGLRLATWALWVDLPPGPRTAFMVVVLALLALALTGSAIAPDGARHRSLIAWVTISASVGGVTILNRDYADWQYQRIWGAAPSESALQRSPRSAVQLTDGAIVLERQFNGHFYIDSEINGSAVNFLIDTGATGVALAPADARNIGIRTDQLDFVIQVSTASGRAMAAPVTIRTLALPGRTFQDVPALVMQSGDQSLLGMTVLERFEAIEIRRDQLVLRP; this is translated from the coding sequence ATGAGAGCCCTCATCATGCGCATGGCCCTGCCCGCCCTCGTGCTGGCCATTGCCCTGATGGGCCTGCGACTGGCCACATGGGCACTCTGGGTCGATCTGCCGCCCGGACCGAGAACCGCCTTCATGGTAGTTGTGCTGGCCCTGCTGGCGCTGGCCCTGACCGGCTCGGCCATTGCCCCGGACGGCGCGCGACACCGCAGCCTGATCGCCTGGGTCACCATCTCGGCCTCGGTCGGCGGCGTGACCATTCTCAACCGGGATTATGCGGACTGGCAATATCAGCGCATCTGGGGCGCCGCCCCGAGCGAGAGCGCGCTGCAGCGCTCGCCCCGCAGCGCCGTTCAGCTCACCGATGGCGCCATTGTGCTCGAGCGGCAATTCAACGGTCACTTCTATATCGATAGCGAGATCAATGGCTCGGCCGTCAATTTCCTGATCGACACCGGCGCCACCGGCGTTGCGCTGGCCCCCGCCGACGCCCGCAATATCGGTATCCGCACCGACCAGCTCGATTTCGTGATCCAGGTCTCGACCGCCTCGGGACGGGCGATGGCGGCGCCGGTCACCATCCGCACCCTGGCCCTGCCCGGCCGCACCTTCCAGGACGTCCCGGCCCTGGTCATGCAGTCGGGCGATCAGTCGCTGCTGGGCATGACGGTGCTGGAGCGTTTCGAGGCCATCGAGATCCGCCGTGACCAGCTGGTGCTGCGTCCCTAG
- a CDS encoding PaaI family thioesterase: MGLHVSMDAAAVAAYLDEVFPQWNQGGIRFVIERIEPGRAIVSAEARAEHLRPGGTVSGPTLFTLADFAAYAVILGHVGKQALAVTTNLNINFLRKAPPGPVTGHCRLLKLGSRLAVTDCDILAGGAEDLIAQASATYSLPPKTS; the protein is encoded by the coding sequence ATGGGTTTGCACGTCTCCATGGATGCCGCGGCGGTGGCCGCCTATCTCGACGAGGTCTTCCCGCAGTGGAATCAGGGCGGGATCAGATTTGTGATCGAGCGGATTGAACCGGGGCGGGCGATTGTCAGCGCCGAGGCCCGCGCAGAGCATTTGCGTCCGGGCGGGACGGTGTCCGGTCCGACCTTGTTCACGCTGGCCGACTTTGCCGCCTATGCGGTCATACTCGGCCATGTCGGCAAGCAGGCGCTGGCGGTGACGACCAATCTCAATATCAACTTCCTGCGCAAGGCGCCGCCCGGGCCGGTGACCGGCCATTGCCGTCTGCTGAAACTCGGGTCGCGACTGGCGGTCACTGATTGTGATATCCTTGCCGGCGGCGCTGAAGACTTGATTGCCCAGGCCAGCGCGACCTATTCCCTGCCGCCCAAGACCAGCTGA